One window of Mediterraneibacter butyricigenes genomic DNA carries:
- a CDS encoding DnaJ domain-containing protein — MNYYEILGVSRHATLKELTDAKNLLAKKYHPDVTQKSGIDTTEKMQEILEAYTLLSDPESRKEYDQVTFGVQRIYQTFDLHQMKDASGEDCYPTFLTYWKAAERLNDLITESLPLYGKRQYRSVLDRLSKEAYDCTQTLKNAEIPEKYWHPESMNWLLYTWNKNRNFNTAYLLKLYDNHIKHKKNGAARLVIYSRQRNYQRQVRRLIRRS, encoded by the coding sequence ATGAATTATTATGAAATATTAGGGGTTTCACGTCACGCTACCTTAAAAGAGCTGACAGACGCCAAAAACCTTCTGGCGAAAAAATACCATCCGGACGTCACACAAAAGTCCGGTATCGATACAACCGAAAAGATGCAGGAGATTCTGGAAGCTTATACACTTCTTTCTGATCCGGAATCCCGGAAAGAATATGACCAGGTTACTTTCGGAGTCCAGCGAATCTATCAGACCTTCGATCTGCATCAGATGAAAGACGCTTCCGGTGAAGACTGTTATCCTACGTTTCTGACATATTGGAAAGCTGCCGAACGGTTAAATGATCTGATCACGGAAAGTCTTCCTCTATACGGCAAACGTCAATATCGTTCTGTCCTAGACCGTCTTTCCAAAGAAGCCTATGACTGTACACAGACTTTAAAAAATGCGGAGATCCCAGAGAAATACTGGCACCCGGAATCCATGAACTGGCTGCTTTATACCTGGAATAAGAACCGTAATTTCAACACAGCCTACCTGTTAAAGTTATACGATAATCATATAAAACATAAAAAAAATGGTGCTGCCCGTCTTGTCATTTATTCCAGACAGCGCAACTATCAGAGACAGGTCCGCCGTCTGATCCGACGTTCCTGA